The Methylocystis sp. ATCC 49242 region TGCGCTCGCGCGGGTCGCCGATTTCGCCTCCATCTCCGGCATGGGAGTCACGGGCGTCGTCGAGGGCCGCAAGATCGCGGTCGGCGCCGAACGCTACATGACCTCGCTCGGCCTCGATACGAAAGCCTTCGAGGAAAGCGCGGCCACGCTTTCGGCCGACGGCAAGACGCCCTTCTATGTCGCCGTCGACGGCAGGCTCGGCGCCATCCTTTCGGTCGCGGACGATCTGAAGCCGACGACGAAGCCCGCCATCGAAGCGCTGCACACGATCGGCGTGAAAACCGCGATGATCACCGGCGACGACGCGCGCACCGCGAACGCCATCGCCCGCAGGCTCGGGATCGACGAGGTCGTGGCCGGCGTGATGCCGGACGGCAAGGTCGCGACGCTGGAGCGGCTGCGCGAGAAGAACAAAATCGCCTTCGTCGGCGACGGCGTGAATGACGCGCCGGCGCTTGCCGCAGCCGACGCCGGCATTGCGATCGGCACGGGCACCGACATTGCGATCGAGGCGGCGGACGTCGTGCTGATGTCGGGCGATCTGGCCAAGGTGCCCACGGCGCTGGCGCTCTCGCGCGCGACCATGCGCAATATCGCGCAGAATCTCTTCTGGGCCTTCGGCTACAATGTCGTGCTCATCCCCGTGGCGGCCGGCGCGCTGTTCCCCATCAATGGCACGCTGCTCTCGCCAATGTTCGGCGCCGCGGCCATGGCGTTGTCGAGCACCTTCGTGCTCACCAATGCGCTTCGCCTGCGTCGCTTCAGGCCGCCGGTGATCGACGTGGCCTCGCCCGCCCCGACGATCACGCATGAAAGCGCGGTGCCCGCCGAGGCGCCCGCGCCCATCGAACAGGACAACAAGGAGGAACCAATGACCACGTTCAATGTGAAGGACATGACCTGCGGCATGTGCGTGAAACATGTCACCAAGGCCGTGCAGACGGTAGAGCCCGGCGCCGATGTGAAGGTCGATCTTGCGACCGGCAAGGTGGAAGTCAGCCCGGCGCCGAAGGATCCGCAGGCGCTGGCCAACGCCATCACCGAGGCTGGCTATCCCGCGCAGGTCGCCGCCTGACGCGACGGCAATCACGCGCGGCGCAGATGCGCCGCGCGCCATCTTCCCTTTTATCGAAAGCCCTTCAATGACCCGATCGCTCAGCGGAAAGACGCTTTTCATCACGGGCGCGAGCCGCGGCATCGGACTCGCAATCGCCAATCGCGCCGCGCGCGACGGCGCCAATGTCGCCATTGCGGCGAAGAGCGTGGCGGAGAACCCGAAAATCCCCGGCACGATCTATACGGCGGCGGCGGAGATCGAGGCCGCCGGCGGCAAGGCGCTGGCGATACATTGCGACATTCGCTTCGACGATCAGGTCGAGGCGGCTGTCAAGAAGACGGCCGAGACCTTCGGCGGCGTCGACATACTCGTCAACAACGCCAGCGCCATCGATCTGCGCGGGATCGACATGCTGGAGATGAAGCGCTTCGATCTGATGCATCAGATCAACGCGCGGGGAACCTATCTTTGCGCGAAGATGGCCCTGCCCTTCCTGCGCAAGGCGGAAAATCCCCACATACTCACCATGTCGCCGCCGCTCGACATGAACCCGAAATGGTTCAGCCCCAACCTCGCCTATACAATGGCCAAATACGGCATGAGCCTCGTGACCCTCGGGCTGGCGAGGGATCTCGCGCGCGACGGCGTCGCGGTGAATTCGCTGTGGCCCGAGACGGCGATCGCCACCGCCGCAGTCGGCAATCTTCTGGGCGGCGAGGAAGTCATCAGGCGCGCACGCAAGCCGGAGATCGTCGCTGACGCCGCTCATGCAATCCTCACGCGCCCCTCGCGCGACTGCACCGGCAATTTCTTCGTCGACGTGCGCGTATTGGCGGAGGAAGGCGTGAGCGACCTTGCGCCCTATTCCGTCGATCCCTCGCTCGATGCGGTGCTCGACTTTTTCCTCGAGGAGCCGATCAGCGCCAATGTTCGCAAATCGGCGTTCCATCCGGGAAAGTAGGCGGACGCCCTACCTCAGCGCCGCCGCGCCCATCCAGATCGTGTAAAGGCCGACCGCCGAGACGAGCGCGCTCGAAAAATAGGGGGCGCGCGAGACCAGAGCCTCGAAGCGCGGCCAGCGCGAGACCGCGTGGCGCATGCCGAGCGCCGCCGCTACGCCGACGAAGACCAGCGTGAGCGCCAGCCCGATGCTGAAACAGAGCACCAGCGCCGCCCCGAGCGCGACCCGCCCGACCTGCAGACACATCAGCAGCACGGTGATCGAGGCCGGGCACGGGATCAGCCCGCCGGTGAGGCCGAAGAGCACGATCTGTCCCGTCGTCGCCTCGCGGTTGGCGAAGCGACGCTCGATGTCCAGCGCATGTTCGCGCTCATGCGTATCCGCATAGACGGTGGGATCGACGGAAAGCAGCTCGCTCTCGAAACTATCTTCCTGCGCCGCCTCGGCCAGAGCGGCGCCGGCGCCGTGATGATGATGGCGATCGTGCGGATGCGCATGATCATGGTGATGATGGCCATGGTCATGATGATGGGCGTGATCGTCATGGTGATGGCGGCCGCCGCCAGGGGCCTGCGCCGCCGACGCCCTGTCGCGCCAGATGCGCCAGCTCATCCACGCCGCGACTGCGAGGATCAGCGCGCCGGAGGCGATCTGGAGATAGGGCTCGTTGGCTTCGACATTCCACCGCGCGCCGAGATACATGCCGGTCAGGGCGATGACCCAGACGATCGCCGTATGCGAGAGCGTGGCGGAAAGCCCCAGCAGCGCCGCCTGCCCGACCGTGCCGCGAACGGCGACGATGAAGGCCGCCATCATCGTCTTGGAGTGGCCCGGCTCCAGCCCGTGCAGCGCCCCGAGCAGGATGGCGGTCGGAACGAAGATCCAGGCGTCGGCCGCGCCGGCGTTGAAGACTTCCGTAAGGCTGGCCATGGGGGTCCGTGCGGCTCCTGCGGGCGTGGCGTCGGCCGGGAAGGCGCGCTTTGAGCTATCTACAGGCTGCGTCGAGGCGCCACAAGCGCGCGGGGCGCCCTGCAGGCTGCACGCAAGCTTCGCCCTGCAGCATGGCGCAACAAACGGTCGAATCGCGCGCAGGGCCCATGCACTCGGCTTTCTACGTCTCACTCTCCTCCCAGATCACGCTCGACAAGCGACTGACGACGATCGCCGCCAATGTCGCCAACTCCTCGACGATCGGCTATCGCGCCACAGGCGTCAGCTTCGACACGGTGATGTCCAAGACGTCGCCATATGTCACCAATTTCCCCTCCACGGGCGTAGATTACATATCGAGATCCTCGGGCGGGCTGACCAAGACCGACAATCCTCTCGACGTTGCGGTCATCGGAGACGCCTGGTTCGCGATCCGCACCCCGCAGGGCGTCGCCTATACGCGCGACGGGCGTATGAGAATGATGGAGACGGGAGATAT contains the following coding sequences:
- a CDS encoding NAD(P)-dependent oxidoreductase, coding for MTRSLSGKTLFITGASRGIGLAIANRAARDGANVAIAAKSVAENPKIPGTIYTAAAEIEAAGGKALAIHCDIRFDDQVEAAVKKTAETFGGVDILVNNASAIDLRGIDMLEMKRFDLMHQINARGTYLCAKMALPFLRKAENPHILTMSPPLDMNPKWFSPNLAYTMAKYGMSLVTLGLARDLARDGVAVNSLWPETAIATAAVGNLLGGEEVIRRARKPEIVADAAHAILTRPSRDCTGNFFVDVRVLAEEGVSDLAPYSVDPSLDAVLDFFLEEPISANVRKSAFHPGK
- a CDS encoding nickel/cobalt efflux transporter, yielding MASLTEVFNAGAADAWIFVPTAILLGALHGLEPGHSKTMMAAFIVAVRGTVGQAALLGLSATLSHTAIVWVIALTGMYLGARWNVEANEPYLQIASGALILAVAAWMSWRIWRDRASAAQAPGGGRHHHDDHAHHHDHGHHHHDHAHPHDRHHHHGAGAALAEAAQEDSFESELLSVDPTVYADTHEREHALDIERRFANREATTGQIVLFGLTGGLIPCPASITVLLMCLQVGRVALGAALVLCFSIGLALTLVFVGVAAALGMRHAVSRWPRFEALVSRAPYFSSALVSAVGLYTIWMGAAALR